The genomic stretch AACTCTGTAGCTATTATAATATATTTCACTTCATGTTCAGCAATTCAAAGGTTAAGACGTTCTCTACTCGATGATGACATCCCACAGCTAAcaagattcaaaaaaaaaaattgtatagcTATGAATCATGTGAGTAATAAACATTATACTAGCATCAGTTAGATGAACCTATAAAGCATAAGTTAGATGGACAATTTCCTAAAGTCAGGAGATTTTCTAAACAAACTCCTGACTGATTCAAAAAAATCTCAATCGCAAAcgcgccaaaaaaaaaacacagatgtaaaaaacgttttaaaagaAGCTGAAGAATTTATAGAAAAATCTAAAGGGACAAAATACGAACAGGAATTAACCACGAGATATCTGACCTTGAAAGGGATAGCAAGGCAGTGTCTCAACAAACTTCATACTGACCTCACACAGGACGAACTGCAAAATATAAAGGAAGAGACGGACGACAATTACAAAATGACCTCACATTTAGATCTGAGTTTAGCATTAGAAGTTGTCAAACCATTTGATGGTTCGGCAGTTGTTAGTGGAACGGAAAGTGTAGACCTCTTAAAAGATTACGCTGAGGGAGTGCCCGAAGCGGAAATcataaaatttctaaaaatcatGTTAACGGGACCTGCTCGTGGAGCGCTAGATGAAATCACGTCTGCCGCTAGCGTAAAAGATACGCTAAACGCCAAATTTGGGGTAAAGTTGACCCCCAAAGCAGTCGAAAATGAAATGACTGCTGtacatcaaaaatcaaaaagtaTAACTGATTTCGCCCCAAGTAAATTAATACAGAGTTAAATCGCCCCAAGTAAATTTTACTGTAACAGATACTACAGTTCATTTTATAATAGACAGTGGAGCTTCATGCTGCCTgttacataaaaaatatttacccACCaatatactgccgtgagatgacaaagtgacgtaagagccactttctcgaatatgagtttttgataccaatttgttcattattcgaagacctatcttttggtatcttccttttcgttgttacttatttgtacgttgcataaaatcaaaaaaacaaagtgacgttggcacacatttccatacaaaagtgacgaagaattctttcgtttttgggccgtactgaaaaactgatcacttggatctacgtcacaatgtcatctcacggcagtatatgTGTGGATGAGAGTGACATTATAAGCATAAGGGGTATAAACGGAATAACCGCATCATTGGGTTCCGTTGATACCGTATTacatttcaaaaattataaatttaggGTGAAATTTAATGTAGTGGATAAGCTGCCTAGCTACGTTGCAGGTTCGCTGGGCACCGATTTTCTACCTAATCATAAGGCAGGTATAGATTTTGATGCCCTAATATTGTCGTTACACTCAGAAAATAATATTTGTAAAATCCCGTTTAGTGTGCATGATCATCTCACGTGTATTATACCAGCACGAACGGAGCTGATCAAGTACATTACCACTAATATAAGCGATACGTGTGTGGTGCTACAACAGCAAGTAGTGCCGCATGTGTTTATAGCTAACTCTTCAGCTACACTCATAAATGGTACGATTCCTATTCGTATCGTGAACCTAAAATATAAAGCTgtaaaaattgataattttaaGGCCAATATCCAAACGGCAGAAAAATATAATATCATTAATTTGAAGGAAGCCAAATCCAACAAAGATGAGGCTAGAATAGAACAACTCCTATAAGAGTTAAATTTAAACCATCTACCAAAAAACGAACAACAGATAATGAGCAAAATTTGTCTGATACTCGGACGTATTTTGTTTAAAAGGAGATAGACTAGAAACCACGAAGGTTTATAGTCCCTCCTTATGTTAAATCGAACGCGCAGCCTGTCTATAGTAAACGTCACAGACTGCCCGTTTCACAGAGAACCGAAGTGGACAACCAAATAAGTAAAATTATGACGGACGGGATAATAGAAAAAACCAGGTCCAATGGAACAGCCCGATCCTTCTAGTGCCTAAAAAGTCGACCAATGATGAGAAGAAATGGCGACTAGTAATCTTTTATAGGAAACCATGTATTGGCAGACGAGAAATTCCCACTACCCAACATATAAGAAATAATCGATTCGTAAGCAGGTGCAAAACACTTTAGCCACCTTGATTTATCACAGGGATACTATCAGTGTAAACTCAAACCAGAAGATAGACCTGTGACAGCGTTCTCGACACCGACCGGTCAATATCAGATGACCAGGTTACCCATGGGCCTAAAAACAAGCCAATCTAGTTTTTCGCGATTAATGATTGTCGCAATGTCTGGATTGAATTTTGGTAAATGCCTAGTTTATCTGGACGACATCGTCATTTTCGGACAGACTTTTAAAGAACacaacaaaaatttaattttagtttttgaAAGGTTCAGAGAGGTAAATCTTAAGCTCAACCCACTGAAATGTAACTTTCTCAAACAAGAGTTACTTTATTTAGGACATTATATACATGCAGAAGGCATCAAGCCTGACCCTGCGAAAACAGAAGCAGTGGAAAAATtgccaattgggttgtttagctatatcagttttttatatcatctgaaagatctgcatttacGGAGttaaacgtgatttaaaaaaaattttctatcgttgtccttcgcttttttaatcaagatttaaaacatctcgaaatctgctcgaaatcgctacaatgacagttcgcccatataccaactgtcattgtagcgatttggagcgaattttaattcttcatttaaaaatcgaaggataatggtataaagtttaaaaaaatcacgttttgctcagaaaattacactctttcagatgatatatgaaaatcggaaatccgtgaatagctaaacaacccaatttctcAAACGCGGACGAAGTAAAATGTTTCGTTGCTTTCGCGAATTACTATCGCAAGCACAtaaggggtcatccacataccacgtggacagattttcaacgagTTTTCTGGGATGGTTTGGATACTATCGTAAATTTATCCGCGATAAAAATTGTTCATGATGAAGAATTTTTAACATACTTCAATGACTGTAAACGTATTTTAACTTCAGATCCAATCCTCAAGTATCCCGAATTCgagagaaaatttattttaaaaacagaTGCCAGCGACTTCGCACTTGGCGCTGTCTTATCTCAACGTTTCGAAGACGGTAAGGAACACCATATTGCTTACGCATCCAGATCACTAAATGACACGGAAACCGGGTACTCAGCAACAGAAAAGGAATTGCTATTAAACATTTTAGACCATATATTTTTGGTACAAAATTTGAAGTTAGAACTGACCATAAATTTTTGGTTTGGCTCAGACAAAAACAACAGTAGACTCTTACACTGGAAACTTGCATTAGAGGAGTTTGAATTCGACATCAAATATAAGAAAGGCTTATTGAACAGCAACGCAGACTCTCTTTTTAGAATTGTAACGGAGATTAATGCTAACTCTAGCAGTGACAACATGACGCAACACTCTGCAGACACTGATGACAATAAATTTATACCCTCAACCGAAAGAACTTTGAACGAGTTTAGAAACCAGATCGTACTAGAAATCAGCGACGAGAATAGCAGAGAATCTCTCAACCCGGAACCCAAAACCGGAACTTTCAGCCCCGCAATTTTAATTAACATACTTAAAGATTATGCTTCTACAACATGTAGCAATGGATTATATTGCAGTGAGAGAATACTCTTAAGtctacaaaattatttttctagAGGCAAATCTATTGAACCAAACCTATTTGGACtcaaaaaatgttataaatgttacAGATATTACAGATGATATCGAACAAGACCAAATCATTCAAACACAGCATGATGCAAACCATCGAGAAATCAACGAAACAACTAAACACATTGCTCAGAAATATTTCTTCCCAAATCTAAAGTCAAAAGTAACCAAATATATCAACATtttcaaattatgcaaaaaagcAAGTATGAGAGACATCCATACAAACCTAAATATAAATTTACACAAACTCCCTCAAGACCTATGAACATCGTTCACATGGACATATTTATAATTATTAACAAACACTTTCTTACCTTTTGTAATAAATTCTCTAGACTAGCAATGGCAACTCCAATTAGATCAAGAAACACAATTCACATCCTTCACGACACTTATGGCACTGCTTGGAAAACCTAATCTATTGATAACAGATTCTGAAGCATCCTTCACTTCCGCAACAACGCGTCAGGTCCTTGAAGGAAATCAAATTCAATATCATTTTACAAGCTTAGGTCAATCTTCATCAAACGGAACAGTAGAAATTGTCCATCTTACATTGAGAGAGATTCATAATATTCTTTCGAATAAAGAGTCTACTAAGGATCTTTCGGAAACCACAAAAATCAGTTGCAATTTACAACGATTCAATTCATTCCCAAACTAATATCACTCCAAAAGAATTATTTTATAGGTATCGAAATACAGATACCATACCATATCATATTCAAATGAAAGAGCAATTCTACAAGAATTTCAAAGACCGCGAATTACAACGAAAGCAACTATAAATCGAAAAACTTAACATAAACAGAGAACAACCCGAGACCTTTCTCCCAGGTGACATCGCAtatgaaaaaaaagagaaataacCTAAAACACCAGGAGAGGTATAAAACATTCATAATTAAAGAAAATAACGATGTTAACATACTTGATAACAAAGATGGGAAAATACACAAAACTAAATTGAaacgaaaaagttgaaaaacaaaattaacacTAAtactttttctcactttttagtTCTTTTTATTTCAGGTAACAGAAGTACAACCCGAAAAACAACGATACACTAATTTTGCTGCGAGGAGCtgtgtagccgcaaggttacagagtccgcttttcAAGCgtatggtcgtgggttcgagaatcttagttgaaccaggccatccgatgtcaaaaaggacttaagcgcATGGGTtttttctcaggctccccaccagttacccttcctttacgctgaaatctacaatacctttgcgtgacttcctcttaacaaaaaataagtccctcttatcaatgaaactggccagaaggacgcacgacggagtttctccagggaattataattggtgatatttggcaagaggaacgagtatcggtatagtagaacagtgagCGTgcaaggaagagtatcacattacacaaaaggacaaatgaagaataataataagcatgccacttctcaatagcggtattgctgttaacagaagtgcgggatacagcagacatccgggtatatctcacaatagatctacgattctagccgcagtgaggaagtccatacaggaaaaaaatttgcTTGATTTACTTTTCAGAAAATGCTGCCAAAATTTTTTATCTTCATAACATTCTATTTGGCCTCCGGAGAACCCAATCCAACCAAATCATCCCACATGGAAATCCTTGACTTGAACCGTAATCCCGGTATCCTTGCCTTAGAAACCGGTCAAGTTTTTATAAAAGAAAGTTTTCACAACCTAATACACAAATTTAGCCTTTATCCATTCAAAGTAATACTTACACAATACAAAACCATGGTTGTAAAACTAGAAGAAAACCCGAATATTATCGAGATTGTTAACGTAATCAAACAAAACCAGAACCAGGCTTACCTCACATTAGAAAACCTCATACCCAAACGTAGATTGAGAAGGTCTATAAACTTCTTAGGATCAGCCATAAAAATGATCACCGGAAACCTTGATAATGAAGACTTAgcaaaaatcgaaaatcaaTTTGAATTactacaaaaatcaaataatgCTTTTGTAACTGAGAACAATGAACAAGTTATTCGAGAGCAGAATGAATAATCTAACCAAACTAGCTTATAAGCAATCAGTagaaattaacaatattttattgcaaaacaTGTTAGGGCTAGACAGATCAGTTGGCTGGGACCACCTAGCGAAACTACAAAACGCTATCTTTAATATCGACGCAGTACAACACCAATTGGACATTATTATTGAATCTATGCAACTTTCAAAGTTGGGCATCATCTCTGAAGCATTTCTGCAACCATCAGAAATAGAAATCGCTACACATCTACTGGAATCTCAaggtataaaaattgacagctatGATGACGAAACTTTCGAATTTCTAGAGCCAGTGACTTTCCATAATAGCTCCGATATAATATTTCTCATAAAAATCCCAAAGCTTCAACGAGGCAAAAAACGTACATCTTCAATTGGAAACAATtccaaaaaatgacaaaattattttgataAACTCAACAAGCGCTATGATTGGTGGTAATGAATCATATTTAATTATCAATGCGTGTACAAACATAGAAAAAGCACTCATATACGACATACAGAAGTTACCATTGACTTTACAATGTCTCGGCATGATCTTAAACACTTTTttagctcaatacgcaatcgcaacgcttattgaataaaaaaatagtttgtacgTAAACATTGTATTGGAATATtagaatattgtatattgtctacttctgattgacgGAATGAATAAATGATACTCAACGTATCAACCGACGGATGTCTACATCCAATATTTAGAGGAAATCCTGAAAATTGTACCTTTACTGAGACATCAACAAAAGCAGAAATCAAACCAATCAGCAGCTTTGGAGTACTAATTAAAAATTCCGCAGAACCTGTTACAGTATTAAACGATTACGGATTTTGACCAAGAAACCTAACCGAAACCTTGCTCATAACGCACGAAGGTTGTTCCGTCGTTATTAATggtaaacaataaaaaacaacacACCAATCAAAGCACAATCTAAGCCAAGAATTCTTCCTCTCCTTTCGGTCTAAATCAATGAAACGGACACAGAACTGAAACCATTAGAAAATTTAGAGGAATCACATGTACAAAACCGTCACAAGCTAAATCAACTCGCAATTACCAGTAACAGAACTAAAGCTTTTGGATATGGAAGTATGACATCGATTGTACCGTAAGGCGTCCTAATTCTGCGCGGTTcttaattctgcgcacttcgtattaaaatgttaaacaaatatcaattaaaagcagattttcaaataTGAAGTTTGGAAGTGATTCCCTATATATTAACTGTTAACTTTCTGCTTGTTTCCTTTCTTACTAAACGGCATCAACATTTTGGTACGAAGTGCGCAGAGTTAGGAGCCGCGCAGAATTAGGACGCCTCACGGTACTCATTATCGTAGCGTATGTTCATTCTTCTCCTACAAAAAGTACAGAGACTTCAGATGAAACTTCCAATAAAGATACCACAGTCTGAATTGAACCGAGACGGTTCAATCTAACATGGGGGAAGTTATGGAAAGATACGCACTCGATCCAGAATCCTCACCACATGGATACCACGCGACGAAGGACAAATATCCTGAACCCAGCATAGATACAACACATCGGCGATGACAACGTGCCCGGATACGAACACGTATGGACCTGTATTCCTGAGTTAGCAGAACGTTGCCAGCCAGACGTCACAGCCCGGCAACAGCAGTATGGATGGACTTACACGGAGCACATTCATTTCTGAAATCCTGACGATGCAGAATTAGTAACAGCATAGGGTTCGACAGGTAGTTCACTGAGTGAATAGAGTTGGTCTCGATTAGGATTCCAGTCAGTGCAGTACAGTTCAGTTTAGTGTAATTtaaattgtaaatgaaaaagtgacagttaaatgaaattttttttatgaagctTCGAGCTTAAACTACTTATTTAGATATCAAAAGGTCTATGCTCGAAAAGCAACAATATATTTATACTCttcataggaaaaaaaaaatttgacagcttatACAGCAAATTGAACACCGTATGCAAATTATTGCATTACGGAACGAATGTATTGAAAGAACCTTTTGGAAATCGACAAATCATGCATCATGACCAATGAGACAGACCACCCGTGTTGTTAACCAGCTGATCAGCACAGAAACGCAAGTTGTTTTAAACAATTCCAAAAAGGCACTCactcaatcaaacaaaccgttactCCAACGAAGCGTTCGAAAGACTTGGCATTACAATGTTGAATTTCGAGGataattaaattgaataaaCTCTATTAGATCATATTTAAACGACCACCGACAAATAGAAAGATTCAATAAAAATAGTATTTCAGTTATTCACGACTTACATCGTCATAACGTTAACATAGGAATTCGCAGATAACTAACGCGAATCTTGAAAGTTTACTTTCGATGTGACATAACTTTTCGTAAAATGCTGGACAATTGTTTAAAGACACAGATTTTTGTGCCAATGATATGTTAGTGTTTGTTTTTACTAATCTTTTGGTCTGTTGTTCATGACGGTGTGGAAGACAACAATACAAACATCACCCACAAGTGTAAAACTGCAACATATACAATAACTAATATTCGTATCAACGGATAACGACGCAAAAATACTCCCAGTCGTATACCTACTGAGTCTAACGAGGAATATGCTCTTTTTACTCTTCTGGCTACTTTGTTATCAAATGGGTTTTCTACCATGAAATTTGGCACTTGGGATTTGGCTGAAAATAGGTATATAAATTTCAAGTTAGTTTAACTTTTAAACCTTACTACTAACCATCATCAGTTTCATTGGTACTCATGTAAGATACACGCTGTTGCCGAATTTGCGAGACGGTACTACGATACTGTGTCTAAAAGAGAAACAATTGAGTTTGCGAACAatcttttctagaaaaaaatgcaTCACCTCCAATTTTTCTAACTGAAGCCGAAGTGCATTTCTTTCAGCCGTAATAGTTTCAAGTGTGGTTTGCTTGTGTACTAAAGATTGCGTTAGTGAGCTTAAGCGCTGTTCAAGATCCAGTGAGGGACTGGTTGGAAGTTTTTGAACTTGGTTTCGCAGTTTCAAAATTTCGGTATCTCTGAAACAAATAATATTGAGTGTAAAACTTTCAATTGAACCAACCACATACTTTTCATGTGTTTGCACCGAAAACGCAGATCGTTGTCTAGCAATTTCTTGTCTCGTGGATATCAGTTCTTTTTGTCGAATATTTAGATCATCTTCAAGCTGCAATGTCTTCGTTGATTGGATACTGAGATTTTGCTGTAAatcataatttttcttttccaaTTCATGTATAGTTTCCTTGAACTGAGACTCCATGTTTTGCCAGAATGTTTTAGAATTTTCATACTTTTTATTTAGATTCAGAATTTCATCAAGAAGACCGTGCCTCTCACTTTTTAACTGCTCAAGCTCTATCTGATCAATTTGATTCGATTTGTCGTTACTATTGATTCCATTTACCGTTTCGTTGTTCTTTAGTTGCTCAATCATTTGCTCTTTGAGTTGAAGTGTAGCATGAGCTCTTATACGATACTGTTGCAATTCCGTTGTAACATTATTAGTTTCCATTCTTGCCATTTCTAGTTTCTGGCTCAGCTCGTGCTCAGTTTGCAAATGTTTTGAAACTGTCGACTCCAGTTCTGAGATAGATTTGATGTATTTCTCATTGGTTTCCTCTGCATTTAAAAGCCTCATTTGCAGATCACTTTTTTGCTCGAACAAAACCTGGTACTGTAGTTCTAATTCTTCTAATTTTGCCTTAAAGTTGGAATTGGAGAGTTGTGTCTGGACACTATCGAGTTCAACTTTCAACTCATCTCTTTCTGATTTAATTTGCGCCAGTATAATTTTTGTAGCAGCTAATTCTTTTTCTAGAGAAAAGCTATCCTGAGCTATATTCTTCAAAGCAGACTGCGCGATACACTCCACAACAGTTCCATCCTTTTTTGAACTGAGTGAGCTTCTACGCGATGAATTAAGTCTGTCTGATTTCACTGACACGTTTTCCAAATCTGTTCTATCATcaagcaattctttttcttggGACGCCGTGGGCGAGCATCTAATTAAATCTCTTTTAGTGCTAAGCGACATTACTTTGACCGATGGGGATTTGATAATGCTAATGGAAGCATTCCTGTGTGAGTTATCCAAATCGCTTGTTACTTCTATCAATCGGCCTAGATCGTCAACATCAGCATTTTCTTCAGACAAAAGAGACGGCTGTTGAAGCACTGTAGCTGCATTCTGATCAATTCTGGTTAAAATATTTTCTGCTTTCCCAGCTAGTTCTTGAAACCACGACATGTCAGGTTTTATATTTTACTTCCCTACAATTATGAATTTCAACTCTCTTAATTTTTACACCAACCTGAACAACGTATGAGCAATGGAAACAGCACTGTCAGCAGACAACTGGAAACCGAAACGTAAACAAAATAATCTCTAATCTACTCATGGAGTGTTCATTCTTCACAAAACCGAATGAATCGTGAACAGTATATAAAGACTTCTTCCTACTCTGCTTTGATTAGTTAGCCTATACACCATAGGTATAGGTTCCCTAGCTTTGATACATGAAATCTGCCCCAGGCAGGGTTGCCACACTAAATTCTGTTTGTTGAGTTGAAAAGTTTTCAAAGGACTGGCAAGAAATTTGATGCGCCTCATCTTGGAATAAACAGAATATATTAACTATCTTATAGAGCTTTAAACAATATGCATAACATCGCGGAAATTTCTCAGAATTATCAGAAATGCAAACAATAATTACAGACAACATTTGATTGTTTTGCCCGAACCACCAGAAGAAAAGGGTAAAGTgtccatttttcgggtgccagtgccgttgaaaacgcgtcaaatgtatggtgcggacagcgatgccattcccATGAAATTTTTATCATCATCTGTagctagcgaacctatacattagagaaatgacaagacactcaccgttaaggcaactgtcaacatcaaaacggataacggcaatgcaaaattatacagatcgcccgtttggATGTTGACAGCTGCCCTCACGgggagtgtctcggcgtctctctggtgtataggctgactatctGTACAGTGCTTTTCaaaggatcgcaagttgactgttaaaacacgaattcgcgttgacggtgttgctgatatttgtttggtttttgcatgcgaaaaagaaggaaggaaatatttttgcttttgtcatcacgcacattttgacaattgcatatgagagttcacgtaggtgcgaacagccttgaaatctttttcaacgcgaataacccgaatgcGAACGCCTTCCGCAGTCAACTTGACTGCTCGATATAGTCAAGCGATCGCCCAGAGAAAAACCAGTCAAAGTAAAGTTGAtcgtttttttagtttctaggTGGCGGTCATTCGCTATGGCAGCGCTCGTTAATTACGTTCACTCTCCGATTATGTGTACGTGCAAGACACGAAGTGAATGAGGGCGGTTGGTATCATTCTTACTGTTTCGTTTTGCGTTTGTTATCGTATTTGTTTTTTCATGTCGGATTGG from Wyeomyia smithii strain HCP4-BCI-WySm-NY-G18 chromosome 3, ASM2978416v1, whole genome shotgun sequence encodes the following:
- the LOC129732496 gene encoding golgin-84 isoform X3; amino-acid sequence: MSWFQELAGKAENILTRIDQNAATVLQQPSLLSEENADVDDLGRLIEVTSDLDNSHRNASISIIKSPSVKVMSLSTKRDLIRCSPTASQEKELLDDRTDLENVSVKSDRLNSSRRSSLSSKKDGTVVECIAQSALKNIAQDSFSLEKELAATKIILAQIKSERDELKVELDSVQTQLSNSNFKAKLEELELQYQVLFEQKSDLQMRLLNAEETNEKYIKSISELESTVSKHLQTEHELSQKLEMARMETNNVTTELQQYRIRAHATLQLKEQMIEQLKNNETVNGINSNDKSNQIDQIELEQLKSERHGLLDEILNLNKKYENSKTFWQNMESQFKETIHELEKKNYDLQQNLSIQSTKTLQLEDDLNIRQKELISTRQEIARQRSAFSVQTHEKDTEILKLRNQVQKLPTSPSLDLEQRLSSLTQSLVHKQTTLETITAERNALRLQLEKLETQYRSTVSQIRQQRVSYMSTNETDDAKSQVPNFMVENPFDNKVARRVKRAYSSLDSVVLHLWVMFVLLSSTPS
- the LOC129732496 gene encoding golgin-84 isoform X1, whose product is MSWFQELAGKAENILTRIDQNAATVLQQPSLLSEENADVDDLGRLIEVTSDLDNSHRNASISIIKSPSVKVMSLSTKRDLIRCSPTASQEKELLDDRTDLENVSVKSDRLNSSRRSSLSSKKDGTVVECIAQSALKNIAQDSFSLEKELAATKIILAQIKSERDELKVELDSVQTQLSNSNFKAKLEELELQYQVLFEQKSDLQMRLLNAEETNEKYIKSISELESTVSKHLQTEHELSQKLEMARMETNNVTTELQQYRIRAHATLQLKEQMIEQLKNNETVNGINSNDKSNQIDQIELEQLKSERHGLLDEILNLNKKYENSKTFWQNMESQFKETIHELEKKNYDLQQNLSIQSTKTLQLEDDLNIRQKELISTRQEIARQRSAFSVQTHEKDTEILKLRNQVQKLPTSPSLDLEQRLSSLTQSLVHKQTTLETITAERNALRLQLEKLETQYRSTVSQIRQQRVSYMSTNETDDAKSQVPNFMVENPFDNKVARRVKRAYSSLDSVGIRLGVFLRRYPLIRILVIVYVAVLHLWVMFVLLSSTPS
- the LOC129732496 gene encoding golgin-84 isoform X5 — protein: MSWFQELAGKAENILTRIDQNAATVLQQPSLLSEENADVDDLGRLIEVTSDLDNSHRNASISIIKSPSVKVMSLSTKRDLIRCSPTASQEKELLDDRTDLENVSVKSDRLNSSRRSSLSSKKDGTVVECIAQSALKNIAQDSFSLEKELAATKIILAQIKSERDELKVELDSVQTQLSNSNFKAKLEELELQYQVLFEQKSDLQMRLLNAEETNEKYIKSISELESTVSKHLQTEHELSQKLEMARMETNNVTTELQQYRIRAHATLQLKEQMIEQLKNNETVNGINSNDKSNQIDQIELEQLKSERHGLLDEILNLNKKYENSKTFWQNMESQFKETIHELEKKNYDLQQNLSIQSTKTLQLEDDLNIRQKELISTRQEIARQRSAFSVQTHEKDTEILKLRNQVQKLPTSPSLDLEQRLSSLTQSLVHKQTTLETITAERNALRLQLEKLETQYRSTVSQIRQQRVSYMSTNETDDAKSQVPNFMVENPFDNKVARRVKRAYSSLDSFYTCG
- the LOC129732496 gene encoding golgin-84 isoform X4, yielding MSWFQELAGKAENILTRIDQNAATVLQQPSLLSEENADVDDLGRLIEVTSDLDNSHRNASISIIKSPSVKVMSLSTKRDLIRCSPTASQEKELLDDRTDLENVSVKSDRLNSSRRSSLSSKKDGTVVECIAQSALKNIAQDSFSLEKELAATKIILAQIKSERDELKVELDSVQTQLSNSNFKAKLEELELQYQVLFEQKSDLQMRLLNAEETNEKYIKSISELESTVSKHLQTEHELSQKLEMARMETNNVTTELQQYRIRAHATLQLKEQMIEQLKNNETVNGINSNDKSNQIDQIELEQLKSERHGLLDEILNLNKKYENSKTFWQNMESQFKETIHELEKKNYDLQQNLSIQSTKTLQLEDDLNIRQKELISTRQEIARQRSAFSVQTHEKDTEILKLRNQVQKLPTSPSLDLEQRLSSLTQSLVHKQTTLETITAERNALRLQLEKLETQYRSTVSQIRQQRVSYMSTNETDDAKSQVPNFMVENPFDNKVARRVKRAYSSLDSGCLICAQLKENCYM
- the LOC129732496 gene encoding golgin-84 isoform X2; this translates as MSWFQELAGKAENILTRIDQNAATVLQQPSLLSEENADVDDLGRLIEVTSDLDNSHRNASISIIKSPSVKVMSLSTKRDLIRCSPTASQEKELLDDRTDLENVSVKSDRLNSSRRSSLSSKKDGTVVECIAQSALKNIAQDSFSLEKELAATKIILAQIKSERDELKVELDSVQTQLSNSNFKAKLEELELQYQVLFEQKSDLQMRLLNAEETNEKYIKSISELESTVSKHLQTEHELSQKLEMARMETNNVTTELQQYRIRAHATLQLKEQMIEQLKNNETVNGINSNDKSNQIDQIELEQLKSERHGLLDEILNLNKKYENSKTFWQNMESQFKETIHELEKKNYDLQQNLSIQSTKTLQLEDDLNIRQKELISTRQEIARQRSAFSVQTHEKDTEILKLRNQVQKLPTSPSLDLEQRLSSLTQSLVHKQTTLETITAERNALRLQLEKLETQYRSTVSQIRQQRVSYMSTNETDDAKSQVPNFMVENPFDNKVARRVKRAYSSLDSADPSYPEEKCNNCFSRGCLVFLLIETLGSGM